Proteins from a single region of Streptococcus oralis:
- a CDS encoding Spy0128 family protein, translating to MNKRTSKLFHGLMALLLVVSVFLPALKVSTVVQAEELPASSYTMKTVSKINNNKLVDGAKYGEGKFYLQPTYSFPNEVTLKDGDYMVYHVPNEFKIEKDSTTELKAPDGQTTIAELTTSRADNTATVKVTNAAYFANLSENKEITALFTVVWADSVKLNTPYQINIPGDQVYTLTRIVPDDDPTGFTKWGVQDSDDPNYVNWRIRVNRYAKSYTGVKLEDTIPEGQVLASEITGYYFTEWNKAEARPKLEAAHINVVDGNHFTITPNGDGTMDGQGLYILYKTRLTAPVDNATKKAFNDVKATTDQETFDVHGFAPLTTTEGIGSGAKSDEVEFQVKKKLEGKTLEADAFTFQLIAPDGSVTEAKNDAEGNIKFPTVKFSNEGTFKYQIKEVNDNKPGYTYDDSVLEAEVTVANVYGQKIASVKYKDSKKEFTNSYAAKEAKLQLEAKKVLNGKALEAGQFEFELKENGTVLHTVSNDANGKIQFPELTFTKEETRTFTITEKAGDVAGVEYDPNAYEVTVVVKDNGQGQLVATATGADNLTFTNVYKAKPAKATITATKVLNGKELEADKYEFELKEGDKVVATAKNAADGTVTFKEIEYNEAGDHTYTISEKAGSEAGVTYDTAKHEVKVAVTDNGQGQLVATVTGNNPTFTNTYKAAKTSTTITATKVLDGKKLEADKYEFELKEGDKVVATAKNAADGTVTFKEIEYNEAGDHTYTISEKAGSEAGVTYDTATHEVTVNVTDNGQGQLEAAVTGNNPTFTNTYKAAKTSETIKATKVLNGKALEAGKYEFELKEGDTVVDTATNAADGTVTFKEIEYNEAGSHTYTISEKAGSEAGVTYDTTKHEVTVEVVDNGAGKLVATATNNNPTFTNTYKAATTTATITATKVLNGKALEAGKYEFELKEGDKVIGTATNAVDGTVTFAGIEYKEAGEHTYTISEKAGNEAGVTYDKSTHNVTVKVTDNGQGQLVATVTDNNPTFTNTYVASSTQVIFTAKKILKDKELAEGQFKFELKEGNEVIETATNAADGTVTFKAIKYAAAGEHTYTITEVKGDDKNIKYDENSYEVTVKVTDNGAGQLVTTVTGNNPTITNTYTEPKKEEPKEGPKEDPKGEQPKGDLPNTGGSDFTVFSTILGLVLAALAGLVYRAKKVD from the coding sequence GTGAACAAGAGAACTAGCAAACTCTTTCATGGCTTGATGGCCTTGCTGCTAGTAGTGTCAGTTTTTCTACCTGCACTCAAAGTTAGCACTGTTGTTCAAGCGGAGGAACTGCCAGCAAGCAGTTACACAATGAAAACTGTTTCAAAAATCAACAATAACAAACTTGTTGATGGCGCTAAGTACGGGGAAGGTAAATTCTATCTTCAACCAACTTATAGTTTCCCCAACGAAGTAACCCTCAAAGATGGGGATTACATGGTGTATCATGTTCCAAACGAATTTAAAATTGAAAAAGATTCTACTACGGAATTGAAAGCACCAGATGGGCAAACAACTATTGCTGAATTGACAACTAGTAGAGCAGATAACACAGCTACTGTCAAAGTGACAAATGCTGCTTACTTTGCTAATTTGTCAGAGAATAAGGAGATTACTGCCCTGTTTACAGTCGTTTGGGCAGATAGTGTTAAACTAAACACTCCTTATCAAATTAATATCCCAGGTGACCAAGTTTACACTTTGACTCGTATCGTCCCAGATGATGACCCAACTGGATTTACTAAATGGGGAGTTCAAGACTCAGACGATCCTAACTATGTAAACTGGCGTATCCGTGTTAACCGCTATGCAAAATCTTACACAGGGGTTAAACTCGAAGATACTATTCCAGAAGGACAAGTTCTTGCGAGTGAAATTACTGGTTACTACTTTACTGAGTGGAACAAAGCTGAAGCTCGTCCAAAACTAGAAGCTGCCCATATCAACGTTGTTGATGGAAATCACTTTACAATCACTCCAAACGGTGATGGTACAATGGACGGACAAGGTCTCTATATCCTATATAAAACTCGTCTAACTGCTCCAGTTGACAATGCAACTAAAAAAGCATTTAACGATGTTAAAGCGACAACCGATCAAGAAACATTTGATGTTCATGGATTTGCTCCTTTGACAACTACAGAAGGTATCGGTTCAGGTGCGAAGTCTGATGAGGTTGAATTCCAAGTTAAGAAAAAACTTGAAGGAAAAACTCTTGAGGCAGATGCATTTACTTTCCAATTGATTGCTCCAGATGGTTCTGTAACCGAAGCTAAAAACGATGCTGAAGGAAATATTAAATTCCCAACAGTTAAATTCTCAAATGAAGGTACATTCAAATACCAAATTAAAGAAGTAAATGACAACAAACCTGGCTATACATACGATGATTCAGTGCTTGAAGCAGAAGTTACTGTAGCAAACGTGTATGGTCAAAAGATTGCAAGCGTTAAATATAAAGATTCTAAGAAAGAATTTACAAACTCATACGCTGCTAAAGAAGCAAAACTTCAACTTGAAGCTAAGAAAGTCTTGAACGGTAAAGCTCTTGAGGCTGGCCAATTTGAATTTGAGTTGAAAGAAAACGGAACAGTTCTCCACACTGTTTCAAACGATGCAAACGGTAAGATTCAATTCCCAGAACTTACGTTCACAAAAGAAGAAACTCGTACATTCACTATCACTGAAAAAGCAGGTGATGTAGCCGGAGTTGAATACGATCCAAATGCTTATGAAGTAACAGTAGTCGTTAAAGATAACGGCCAAGGTCAACTTGTTGCAACTGCAACAGGTGCAGACAACCTTACTTTCACGAACGTTTATAAAGCTAAACCAGCAAAAGCTACCATCACAGCTACTAAAGTCTTGAATGGTAAAGAGCTTGAAGCTGACAAATACGAATTCGAACTTAAAGAAGGTGACAAAGTCGTTGCAACAGCTAAAAACGCTGCCGACGGTACTGTGACTTTCAAAGAAATTGAGTACAATGAAGCAGGCGACCACACTTACACTATCTCAGAAAAAGCAGGTAGCGAAGCAGGTGTGACATACGACACTGCTAAACACGAAGTTAAGGTAGCAGTTACAGATAATGGTCAAGGCCAACTTGTTGCAACTGTTACAGGTAACAACCCAACCTTCACCAACACATATAAAGCAGCTAAAACAAGTACAACGATTACAGCTACTAAAGTCTTGGATGGTAAAAAACTTGAAGCTGACAAGTATGAGTTCGAACTTAAAGAAGGTGACAAAGTCGTTGCGACAGCTAAAAACGCTGCCGACGGTACTGTGACTTTCAAAGAAATTGAGTACAATGAAGCAGGCGACCACACTTACACTATCTCAGAAAAAGCAGGTAGCGAAGCAGGTGTGACATACGACACTGCTACACATGAAGTGACAGTAAACGTTACAGATAACGGTCAAGGTCAACTTGAGGCAGCTGTTACAGGCAACAACCCAACCTTCACCAACACTTATAAAGCAGCTAAAACAAGTGAAACTATTAAGGCTACTAAAGTCTTGAATGGTAAAGCCCTTGAAGCTGGTAAATATGAGTTTGAACTTAAAGAAGGTGACACAGTCGTTGACACAGCTACAAACGCTGCAGACGGAACTGTTACTTTCAAAGAAATTGAGTACAACGAAGCAGGTAGCCACACTTACACTATCTCAGAAAAAGCAGGTAGCGAAGCAGGTGTGACATACGACACTACTAAACACGAAGTGACAGTTGAAGTTGTTGACAACGGTGCAGGCAAACTTGTTGCAACTGCAACTAACAACAACCCAACCTTCACCAACACATATAAAGCAGCTACAACAACAGCTACTATCACAGCTACTAAAGTCTTGAATGGTAAAGCTCTAGAAGCTGGTAAATATGAGTTTGAACTTAAAGAAGGTGACAAAGTAATCGGAACAGCTACAAACGCTGTAGACGGTACAGTTACTTTCGCAGGTATCGAGTACAAAGAAGCTGGTGAGCACACTTACACTATCTCTGAAAAAGCAGGTAACGAAGCAGGTGTGACTTACGATAAATCTACTCACAATGTAACAGTAAAAGTTACAGATAATGGTCAAGGTCAACTTGTTGCGACTGTAACTGACAACAACCCAACCTTCACCAACACTTATGTTGCATCTTCAACACAAGTAATCTTCACAGCTAAGAAAATCTTGAAAGATAAAGAACTTGCAGAAGGTCAGTTTAAGTTTGAACTTAAAGAAGGTAACGAAGTAATCGAAACAGCTACAAACGCTGCAGACGGTACTGTTACTTTCAAAGCAATTAAGTACGCAGCAGCAGGTGAGCACACTTACACTATTACTGAAGTAAAAGGTGACGATAAGAATATCAAATATGATGAAAATTCTTACGAAGTGACAGTAAAAGTGACAGATAATGGTGCAGGCCAACTTGTAACAACAGTTACAGGCAACAACCCAACAATCACTAACACGTATACTGAACCGAAAAAAGAAGAACCTAAGGAAGGTCCTAAGGAAGATCCTAAGGGTGAACAGCCTAAGGGAGATTTGCCAAATACTGGTGGATCAGACTTTACAGTATTCTCTACTATTCTTGGTCTAGTTCTTGCAGCTTTGGCAGGACTTGTATACCGTGCTAAAAAAGTTGACTAA
- a CDS encoding ABC transporter permease: protein MRNLKSILRRHISLLGFLGVLSIWQLAGIFKLLPKFILPTPFEILQAFARDREFLWHHSWATLRVALLGLVLGVLIACLMAVLMDSLTWLNDLIYPMMVVVQTIPTIAIAPILVLWLGYGILPKIVLIILTTTFPIIVSILDGFRHCDKDMLTLFSLMRANPWQILWHFKIPVSLPYFYAGLRVSVSYAFITTVVSEWLGGFEGLGVYMIQSKKLFQYDTMFAIIILVSIISLLGMKLVDISEKHVIKWKRS, encoded by the coding sequence ATGAGAAACTTGAAAAGTATACTGAGACGACACATTAGTCTATTGGGTTTTCTAGGAGTCTTGTCAATCTGGCAGTTAGCAGGAATATTCAAACTTTTACCCAAGTTTATCCTACCAACTCCTTTTGAAATTCTCCAGGCCTTTGCTCGTGACAGAGAATTTCTCTGGCACCATAGCTGGGCGACCTTGAGAGTGGCTTTACTAGGTCTAGTCTTGGGAGTCTTGATTGCCTGTCTCATGGCGGTGCTTATGGACAGTCTGACTTGGCTCAATGATTTGATCTACCCTATGATGGTGGTTGTCCAGACCATTCCGACTATTGCTATAGCTCCTATCCTAGTCTTGTGGCTAGGATATGGGATTTTGCCCAAGATTGTCTTGATTATCCTGACGACAACCTTCCCTATCATCGTCAGCATTTTGGATGGTTTTAGGCATTGTGACAAGGATATGCTGACCTTGTTTAGTCTGATGCGAGCCAATCCTTGGCAAATCCTGTGGCATTTTAAAATCCCGGTCAGCCTGCCTTACTTTTATGCAGGTCTGAGGGTCAGTGTCTCCTACGCCTTTATCACAACAGTGGTATCTGAGTGGTTGGGAGGTTTTGAAGGACTAGGTGTTTATATGATTCAGTCTAAAAAACTGTTTCAGTATGATACCATGTTTGCCATTATTATTCTGGTGTCGATTATCAGCCTTTTGGGTATGAAGCTGGTCGATATCAGCGAAAAACATGTGATTAAATGGAAACGTTCATAG
- a CDS encoding ABC transporter substrate-binding protein — protein MKKTWKVFLTLVTAFVAVVLVACGQGTASKDNKEAEVKKIDFILDWTPNTNHTGLYVAKEKGYFKEAGVDVDLKLPPEESSSDLVINGKAPFAVYFQDYMAKKLEKGAGITAVAAIVEHNTSGIISRKSDNVASPKDLVGKKYGTWNDPTELAMLKTLVESQGGDFEKVEKVPNNDSNSITPIANGVFDTAWIYYGWDGILAKSQGVDANFMYLKDYVKEFDYYSPVIIANNDYLKDNKEEARKVIQAIKKGYQYAMEHPEEAADILIKNAPELKEKRDFVIESQKYLSKEYASDKEKWGQFDADRWNAFYKWDKENGILKEDLTDKGFTNEFVK, from the coding sequence ATGAAGAAAACATGGAAAGTGTTTTTAACGCTTGTAACAGCTTTTGTGGCTGTCGTGCTGGTGGCTTGTGGCCAAGGAACTGCTTCTAAGGACAACAAAGAAGCAGAAGTCAAGAAGATTGACTTTATCCTAGACTGGACGCCAAATACTAACCACACAGGGCTTTATGTTGCTAAGGAAAAAGGTTATTTCAAAGAAGCTGGAGTGGATGTTGACTTGAAATTGCCACCAGAAGAAAGTTCTTCTGACTTGGTTATCAACGGAAAGGCACCATTTGCAGTGTATTTCCAAGACTACATGGCTAAGAAATTGGAAAAAGGCGCAGGAATCACTGCCGTTGCAGCTATTGTAGAACACAATACATCAGGAATCATCTCTCGTAAATCTGACAATGTAGCTAGTCCAAAGGACTTGGTTGGTAAGAAATACGGAACTTGGAATGATCCAACTGAACTTGCTATGTTGAAAACCTTGGTAGAATCACAAGGCGGAGACTTTGAGAAGGTCGAAAAAGTACCAAACAACGATTCAAACTCAATCACACCGATTGCCAATGGAGTTTTTGACACTGCTTGGATTTACTACGGTTGGGATGGAATCCTTGCTAAATCTCAAGGCGTAGACGCTAACTTCATGTATTTGAAAGACTATGTCAAGGAGTTTGACTACTACTCACCAGTTATCATCGCAAATAATGACTATTTGAAAGACAATAAAGAAGAAGCCCGTAAAGTCATCCAAGCTATCAAAAAAGGCTACCAATATGCTATGGAACACCCAGAAGAAGCTGCAGATATCCTCATCAAGAATGCCCCTGAACTCAAGGAAAAACGTGACTTTGTCATTGAATCTCAAAAATACTTGTCAAAAGAATACGCAAGCGACAAGGAAAAATGGGGACAATTTGACGCAGACCGTTGGAATGCCTTCTACAAATGGGATAAAGAAAATGGCATCCTTAAAGAAGACTTGACAGACAAAGGCTTCACCAATGAATTTGTGAAATAA
- a CDS encoding ABC transporter ATP-binding protein, with protein sequence MTEIKLEHVSYAYGEEKILEDINLQVTSGEVVSILGPSGVGKTTLFNLIAGILEVQSGRIVLDGEENPKGSVSYMLQKDLLLEHKTVLGNIILPLLIQKVNKAEAIARADDILATFQLTAVRDKYPHELSGGMRQRVALLRTYLFGHKLFLLDEAFSALDEMTKMELHAWYLEIHKQLQLTTLIITHSIEEALNLSDRIYILKNRPGQIVSEIKLDWSEDEDKEVQKIAYKRQILAELGLNT encoded by the coding sequence ATGACAGAGATTAAACTAGAACATGTAAGCTATGCCTATGGTGAGGAGAAGATTTTAGAGGACATTAACCTGCAGGTGACTTCAGGTGAAGTAGTCTCTATCCTAGGTCCCAGTGGTGTAGGCAAGACTACCCTCTTTAACCTGATTGCAGGAATTTTAGAAGTCCAGTCGGGAAGAATTGTCCTTGATGGAGAGGAGAATCCCAAGGGGAGCGTGAGTTATATGTTGCAAAAGGATCTCCTCTTGGAGCATAAGACAGTCCTTGGCAATATCATCCTGCCCCTCTTGATTCAAAAGGTGAATAAAGCAGAAGCCATTGCCCGAGCGGATGACATCCTTGCGACCTTCCAGCTGACAGCTGTACGGGATAAGTATCCTCATGAACTCAGTGGTGGGATGCGTCAGCGTGTAGCTTTACTCCGCACCTACCTTTTCGGGCACAAGCTCTTTCTCTTGGATGAGGCCTTTAGCGCTTTGGATGAGATGACCAAGATGGAACTCCACGCTTGGTACCTTGAGATTCACAAACAGCTACAGCTGACGACCTTGATCATCACGCATAGTATTGAAGAGGCCCTCAATCTCAGTGACCGCATCTATATCTTGAAAAACCGCCCCGGGCAGATTGTTTCAGAAATTAAACTAGATTGGTCTGAAGACGAAGACAAAGAAGTCCAAAAGATTGCCTACAAACGACAAATATTAGCAGAATTGGGATTAAATACGTAG
- a CDS encoding ATP-dependent Clp protease ATP-binding subunit — protein MNYSKALNECIESAYMVASHFGARYLESWHLLIAMSNHSYSVAGATLNDYPYEMDRLEEVALELTETDYSQDETFTELPFSHRLEVLFAEAEYVASVVHAKVLGTEHVLYAILHDGNALATRILERAGFSYEDQKDQVRIAALRRNLEERAGWTREDLKALRQRHRTVTDKQNSMANMMGMPQAQSGGLEDYTHDLTEQARSGKLEPVIGRDKEISRMIQILSRKTKNNPVLVGDAGVGKTALALGLAQRIASGDVPAEMAKMRVLELDLMNVVAGTRFRGDFEERMNNIIKDIEEDGKVILFIDELHTIMGSGSGIDSTLDAANILKPALARGTLRTVGATTQEEYQKHIEKDAALSRRFAKVTIEEPSMADSITILQGLKATYEKHHRVQITDEAVETAVKMAHRYLTSRHLPDSAIDLLDEAAATVQNKSKHVKADESDLTPADKALMDGKWKQAAQLIAKEQEVPVYKDLVTESEILTTLSRLSGIPVQKLTQTDAKKYLNLEAELHKRVIGQDQAVSSISRAIRRNQSGIRSHKRPIGSFMFLGPTGVGKTELAKALAEVLFDDESALIRFDMSEYMEKFAASRLNGAPPGYVGYEEGGELTEKVRNKPYSVLLFDEVEKAHPDIFNVLLQVLDDGVLTDSKGRKVDFSNTIIIMTSNLGATALRDDKTVGFGAKDIRFDQKNMEKRIFEELKKTYRPEFINRIDEKVVFHSLDSKHMQEIIKIMVKPLIASLAEKGIDLKLQASALKLLASQGYDPEMGARPLRRTLQTEVEDKLAELLLKGELVAGKTLKIGVKAGQLKFDIA, from the coding sequence ATGAACTATTCAAAAGCATTGAATGAATGTATCGAGAGTGCCTACATGGTTGCGAGCCATTTTGGAGCCCGTTACCTAGAGTCTTGGCATTTATTGATTGCCATGTCCAATCACAGTTACAGTGTGGCAGGTGCAACTCTAAATGATTATCCTTATGAAATGGATCGTTTAGAAGAGGTTGCGTTGGAACTGACTGAAACGGATTATAGCCAAGACGAAACTTTTACGGAATTGCCCTTTTCCCATCGTTTAGAAGTTCTCTTTGCAGAAGCAGAGTATGTAGCCTCAGTGGTCCACGCAAAGGTGCTAGGGACAGAACATGTCCTCTATGCGATCTTGCATGACGGCAATGCCTTGGCAACTCGCATCTTGGAGAGAGCAGGCTTTTCTTATGAAGACCAGAAAGATCAGGTCAGAATTGCTGCTCTTCGTCGTAATCTAGAAGAGCGTGCAGGATGGACAAGAGAAGATCTCAAGGCTTTGCGTCAACGTCATCGCACAGTAACTGATAAGCAAAATTCTATGGCCAATATGATGGGCATGCCTCAAGCTCAAAGTGGTGGTCTAGAGGACTACACGCATGACCTAACGGAGCAAGCGCGTTCTGGCAAGTTAGAGCCAGTTATAGGTCGAGACAAGGAAATCTCACGTATGATTCAGATTTTGAGTCGGAAGACCAAGAACAATCCGGTCTTGGTTGGAGATGCGGGTGTCGGGAAAACAGCTCTGGCACTTGGTCTTGCTCAGCGTATTGCTAGTGGGGATGTACCTGCGGAAATGGCAAAGATGCGCGTTTTGGAGCTTGATTTGATGAATGTTGTTGCGGGGACACGTTTCCGTGGAGATTTTGAAGAGCGTATGAACAATATCATCAAGGATATCGAGGAAGATGGCAAAGTAATCCTCTTTATCGATGAACTCCACACCATCATGGGTTCTGGTAGCGGTATTGACTCGACTCTGGATGCAGCTAATATCTTGAAACCAGCCTTGGCTCGTGGAACTTTGAGAACGGTTGGTGCAACCACTCAGGAAGAATACCAAAAACACATCGAAAAAGATGCTGCCCTTTCTCGTCGGTTTGCCAAAGTGACGATTGAAGAGCCTAGTATGGCAGATAGTATAACCATTTTGCAAGGTTTGAAGGCTACCTATGAGAAACATCACCGTGTGCAAATCACAGATGAAGCTGTTGAAACAGCTGTTAAGATGGCGCATCGTTACTTAACTAGTCGTCACTTGCCAGACTCTGCTATCGACCTCTTGGATGAAGCGGCAGCAACAGTGCAAAACAAATCCAAGCATGTGAAAGCAGACGAATCCGACTTGACTCCAGCTGACAAGGCCCTGATGGATGGCAAGTGGAAACAAGCTGCCCAGCTAATCGCAAAGGAGCAGGAAGTCCCTGTCTATAAAGACTTGGTAACAGAATCTGAAATTTTGACTACCTTGAGTCGCTTGTCAGGTATCCCAGTCCAAAAACTGACGCAAACGGATGCCAAGAAATACCTTAATTTGGAAGCGGAACTGCACAAACGTGTCATTGGCCAAGATCAAGCTGTTTCAAGCATTAGCCGTGCCATTCGCCGCAACCAGTCAGGAATTCGTAGTCACAAGCGTCCGATTGGTTCCTTTATGTTCCTAGGGCCGACAGGAGTCGGTAAGACCGAATTGGCAAAGGCTCTGGCAGAAGTCCTCTTTGATGACGAATCAGCCCTTATCCGCTTTGATATGAGTGAGTATATGGAGAAATTCGCAGCTAGCCGTCTCAATGGAGCACCTCCTGGCTATGTGGGCTACGAGGAAGGTGGGGAGTTGACCGAGAAAGTTCGCAACAAACCATACTCTGTACTCCTCTTTGACGAGGTAGAGAAGGCCCACCCAGACATCTTTAATGTCCTCTTGCAAGTCTTGGACGACGGTGTCTTGACAGATAGCAAGGGACGCAAGGTTGACTTTTCAAATACCATTATCATCATGACGTCAAACCTTGGTGCGACAGCCCTTCGTGATGACAAGACTGTTGGCTTTGGTGCTAAAGACATTCGTTTTGACCAGAAAAATATGGAAAAACGAATCTTTGAAGAGTTGAAAAAAACTTATCGACCAGAGTTTATCAACCGTATTGATGAAAAGGTGGTCTTCCACAGCTTAGATAGCAAACACATGCAAGAAATTATCAAGATTATGGTTAAACCATTGATTGCTAGCCTGGCAGAGAAGGGCATCGACTTGAAACTGCAAGCTTCAGCGTTGAAGTTACTAGCAAGCCAAGGATATGATCCAGAAATGGGAGCTCGCCCACTTCGCAGAACACTGCAAACAGAAGTGGAAGACAAGTTGGCAGAACTCCTCCTTAAGGGAGAACTGGTAGCAGGCAAGACCCTCAAGATTGGTGTCAAAGCAGGTCAGTTAAAATTTGATATTGCTTAA
- a CDS encoding AAA family ATPase, with protein MKKKTAVVFGTFAPLHQGHIDLIQRAKRQCDQVWVVVSGYEGDRGEQVGLSLQKRFRYIREAFRDDELTSVCKLDETNLPRYPMGWQEWLDQMLAEISYDENQQELTFFVGEEEYQQELAKRGFCTVLQERKFGISATMIRENPSKYWKYIAQPFRRQFTKKVLIMGSASNGKTTLAKDLARYYDAPVSLEYAREYQIKNNVRDDELTPKDYYYLLLGQYDQTSKLIDSNANRGLVIADTNSLVTKGYYDYYMETEDQGDLSGETFDNLFVSILAKEKWDLILFVQPVGSYVNDGFRDMTMAEDHIRYSFSQHLDQMRERYLTTIPLVYLAEDYLGNYEAAKVAIDAIYQAD; from the coding sequence ATGAAAAAGAAAACAGCAGTGGTGTTTGGGACCTTTGCCCCTCTCCATCAGGGGCATATCGATCTGATCCAGCGAGCAAAGCGTCAGTGTGACCAGGTCTGGGTAGTCGTGTCAGGCTATGAGGGAGACAGAGGGGAGCAGGTAGGTTTAAGTCTGCAAAAACGATTTCGCTATATCAGAGAGGCTTTTCGTGATGACGAATTGACCTCTGTCTGCAAGCTGGATGAGACCAACCTTCCCCGTTACCCTATGGGCTGGCAGGAGTGGTTGGACCAGATGTTAGCGGAGATTTCCTATGATGAAAACCAGCAAGAACTGACTTTCTTTGTAGGAGAAGAAGAATACCAGCAAGAACTAGCTAAACGTGGATTTTGCACCGTCTTGCAAGAAAGAAAGTTTGGTATCTCAGCGACTATGATTAGAGAAAATCCAAGCAAATATTGGAAATACATCGCACAACCCTTCCGTCGTCAGTTTACCAAGAAAGTCTTGATTATGGGAAGTGCTAGCAATGGGAAGACCACTCTGGCCAAGGATTTGGCAAGGTATTACGATGCACCCGTTAGTCTGGAATACGCGCGTGAGTACCAGATCAAAAACAATGTCCGCGACGATGAATTGACTCCAAAAGATTACTATTATCTCCTTTTAGGGCAGTATGACCAGACCTCCAAGCTAATCGATAGCAATGCCAATCGAGGTCTAGTGATTGCCGATACCAACTCCTTGGTAACCAAGGGTTACTATGACTATTATATGGAGACTGAGGACCAAGGGGACTTATCAGGAGAAACCTTTGACAATCTCTTTGTTTCGATCTTAGCCAAGGAAAAATGGGATTTGATTCTCTTTGTGCAGCCTGTTGGCTCCTATGTCAATGACGGATTTAGAGATATGACCATGGCAGAAGACCACATTCGCTACAGTTTTTCCCAGCATCTGGATCAGATGAGGGAGCGATACTTAACGACTATTCCTTTAGTTTATCTAGCAGAGGATTATCTAGGCAATTATGAAGCAGCAAAAGTGGCTATCGATGCCATTTACCAAGCAGATTAG
- a CDS encoding CtsR family transcriptional regulator, producing the protein MRLKNTSDHIEAYIKAILDQSGIVELQRSQLADTFQVVPSQINYVIKTRFTESRGYLVESKRGGGGYIRIGRIEFSSHHEMLRDLLYSIGERVSQEIYEDILQLLVEQDLMTKQEMTLLTSVATDRVLGEESSVVRANMLRQLLQEVDRKEK; encoded by the coding sequence ATGAGATTAAAAAATACATCAGATCATATCGAAGCCTATATCAAGGCGATTTTAGACCAATCTGGTATCGTGGAATTGCAGCGGAGCCAGTTGGCAGATACCTTCCAGGTTGTACCGAGTCAGATCAACTATGTCATCAAGACACGCTTTACGGAAAGTAGAGGTTACTTAGTTGAGAGTAAACGAGGTGGTGGAGGCTACATTCGCATAGGGCGTATTGAGTTTTCCAGTCATCATGAGATGCTCCGCGATTTGCTTTACTCGATTGGTGAGCGAGTTAGTCAGGAGATCTATGAGGATATTCTCCAGCTTTTGGTGGAGCAGGACTTGATGACCAAGCAGGAAATGACCTTGCTGACTTCAGTAGCAACGGATCGTGTCCTAGGAGAAGAATCCTCAGTTGTCCGTGCCAATATGCTCCGACAGCTATTACAAGAGGTAGATAGAAAAGAGAAGTAA
- a CDS encoding MTH1187 family thiamine-binding protein, protein MKASIALQVLPLSQGVNRVAIIDQVIAYLQAQSVTMVVTPFETVLEGELDELMRILKEALEVAGQEADNVFANVKINVGEILSIDEKLEKYTETTH, encoded by the coding sequence ATGAAAGCAAGCATTGCCTTGCAAGTCTTGCCCCTATCGCAGGGGGTTAACCGAGTCGCTATTATCGATCAGGTGATTGCTTATCTGCAAGCTCAGTCCGTGACCATGGTGGTGACACCCTTTGAAACGGTCTTGGAAGGGGAGTTGGATGAACTTATGCGCATTCTCAAAGAAGCGCTAGAAGTGGCAGGGCAGGAAGCAGATAATGTCTTTGCCAATGTCAAAATAAATGTAGGAGAGATTTTGAGCATTGATGAGAAACTTGAAAAGTATACTGAGACGACACATTAG